A window from Deinococcus planocerae encodes these proteins:
- a CDS encoding AAA family ATPase, with protein sequence MSERPEPSPAAPAPVPAPTDLRAAFRERGYVAGDALATALRLVVALGKPLLLEGPAGVGKTEAAKTLAGALGTRLIRLQCYEGLDAQAALYEWNYARQLLHLRAAEAGGRPVTDDDLYGPEFLMRRPLLEAISQPTPPVLLIDEVDRADDAFEAFLLELLAEWQVTVPELGTLAATSRPHVLLTSNRARELSDALRRRCLYLWVDYPTRAQELEIVKARLPGIGEALATQVTRAVHALRELPLGKPPGVAETLDWAAALVALHRDHLDAEALHVTLGAVLKLREDQALARATLERLARG encoded by the coding sequence ATGAGTGAGCGCCCCGAGCCGAGCCCCGCCGCCCCCGCCCCCGTCCCCGCGCCGACCGACTTGCGCGCCGCCTTCCGGGAGCGGGGGTACGTGGCGGGCGACGCCCTGGCGACGGCGCTGCGGCTCGTCGTGGCGCTCGGCAAGCCGCTGCTGCTCGAGGGCCCGGCGGGGGTCGGCAAGACCGAGGCAGCCAAGACGCTCGCGGGGGCGCTGGGCACCCGGCTGATCCGGCTGCAATGCTACGAGGGGCTCGACGCGCAGGCCGCCCTTTACGAGTGGAACTACGCCCGGCAACTCCTGCACCTGCGCGCGGCGGAGGCCGGGGGGCGCCCGGTGACGGACGACGACCTCTACGGCCCCGAGTTCCTGATGCGCCGCCCGCTGCTGGAGGCGATCAGCCAGCCCACCCCGCCCGTCCTCCTGATCGACGAGGTGGACCGCGCCGACGACGCCTTCGAGGCCTTCCTCCTCGAACTCCTCGCCGAGTGGCAGGTCACCGTGCCGGAGCTGGGCACCCTCGCCGCCACCTCCCGCCCGCACGTCCTGCTCACGAGCAACCGCGCCCGCGAACTCAGCGACGCCCTGCGCCGCCGCTGCCTGTACCTGTGGGTCGACTACCCCACGCGGGCGCAGGAGCTGGAGATCGTCAAGGCCCGGCTCCCCGGGATCGGCGAGGCGCTGGCGACCCAGGTCACGCGGGCCGTCCACGCCCTGCGCGAGCTGCCGCTCGGCAAGCCGCCGGGGGTGGCCGAGACCCTCGACTGGGCCGCCGCGCTCGTCGCCCTGCACCGCGACCACCTCGACGCGGAGGCGTTGCACGTCACCCTGGGGGCGGTCCTCAAGCTGCGCGAGGACCAGGCCCTCGCCCGCGCGACCCTCGAACGGCTGGCGAGAGGTTGA